The Caloenas nicobarica isolate bCalNic1 chromosome 15, bCalNic1.hap1, whole genome shotgun sequence genome includes a region encoding these proteins:
- the EIF2S2 gene encoding eukaryotic translation initiation factor 2 subunit 2 — protein MSGDEMIFDPTMSKKKKKKKKPFMLDEEGGDTQAEETQQSETKEVEPEPTEDKDVEADEEDSRKKDATDDLDDLNFFNQKKKKKKTKKIFDIDEAEEGIKDLKIEGDVPEAVEPEDDLDIMLGNKKKKKKNVKFPDEDEMMEKDEAFEDEDSKKDDGISFSLQSGPAWAGSERDYTYDELLNRVFNIMREKNPDMVAGEKRKFVMKPPQVVRVGTKKTSFVNFTDICKLLHRQPKHLLAFLLAELGTSGSIDGNNQLVIKGRFQQKQIENVLRRYIKEYVTCHTCRSPDTILQKDTRLYFLQCETCHSRCSVASIKTGFQAVTGKRAQLRAKAN, from the exons ATGTCGGGCGACGAG ATGATTTTCGATCCCACTATgagcaagaagaagaagaaaaagaagaagccCTTTATGTTGGATGAGGAAGGAGGGGATACACAAGCAGAAGAGACTCAGCagtcagaaacaaaagaagttGAACCAGAGCCAACAGAAGACAAAGATGTTGAAGCAGACGAAGAAGACAGCAGGAAGAAAG ATGCAACAGATGACCTGGATGACTTAAACTTCTtcaatcaaaagaaaaagaagaaaaaaacaaaaaagatattTGATATAGATGAAGCAGAAGAAGGCATAAAG GACTTGAAAATTGAAGGAGATGTGCCAGAGGCAGTAGAACCTGAAGATGACCTTGATATCATGCTGggcaataaaaagaagaaaaaaaagaatgtgaagTTTCCAGATGAAGATGAGATGATGGAGAAGGATGAAG CTTTTGAGGATGAAGATAGCAAAAAAGATGATGGAATTTCTTTTAGCCTTCAGTCAGGACCTGCGTGGGCAGGCTCAGAAAGGGACTACACATATGATGAG ttgctcaATAGAGTATTTAACATCATgcgggaaaaaaacccagatatgGTAGCTGGAGAAAAACGAAAATTTGTCATGAAGCCTCCGCAGGTTGTAAGAGTAGGGAccaagaaaacatcttttgtCAACtttacagacatctgcaaatt ATTACATCGTCAGCCAAAACATCTTCTGGCATTTTTGTTGGCAGAATTGGGTACAAG TGGCTCAATAGATGGTAACAACCAACTTGTAATCAAAGGAAGATTCCAGCAAAAACAGATAGAAAATGTCTTGAGAAGATATATCA aggagTATGTCACCTGTCACACGTGTCGGTCACCGGACACAATCCTACAGAAGGACACCAGATTATACTTCTTGCAGTGTGAGACTTGCCACTCTCGCTGCTCCGTCGCCAGCATCAAAACTGGTTTCCAGGCTGTCACAGGCAAGAGAGCACAGCTCCGTGCCAAAGCTAACTAG